The genomic stretch TACTGGTATATAAATTTCGTCCGGCAACGGCTGTGGTATCGAAATCGCCGTTGGCATAAGGACCTTGTATGCGTGCGCGGTTGTCGCGCAGAAACCGTTGTACCCCGCGCTGTCCCATCAATACTTTTTCGTACGATTTTTCCAAACCCGTAATGCCGATATTATCGCCGGGTTGATAACCTGCATCGGGATTGTCTTTTAAAAATTTGGAAGAGACTTCGCCTTCCCGCCCGAGAAAATTGGCGCCCGCATGATAAGGATATGTACGCACAGGTCGCTCTTGCAACGCAAAGCCCGGAAACTTATACATATTTTCGTTCAGTTGCGCATACAGCTCCGGTGTAAGCAACGGCTCAAAAGTGCTTGACTTAAAGCTGCTGTTTTTGATAATCGCAGTAATTATTCTTTTATGGTATTCCGCAGTATCAATTCCAAGAATATTGCAAAGAGCCGATGTATCTACACCTTTGCGCGCTTCTGCAGGCGTTACGATTAAATCATAATTTATCACATTATCCAAAATAGCACGTCCTTTCCTGTCGTAAATAATTCCCCTGTCGGGGTAAACTACTTTCCGGAGAATAGCATTATTCTCTGCCTGAATGCGATATTTGGACGAGAACAATTGCAGGTTAAGCAACTGCACAAGAATAACGGCGAAGATAACGGCGAAAATGCCCAATATAATTCTGCTGCGTACCTGATTGTTGTTTTGAATAGCCATGCGATGAAGTTAAAGAAGCGCTTTTAATAGTATTACAAAAATAATCAAAGCTGCAACATGGCAATTCATTGCAGTTCATTTCGCAAAGATTATTTTTTAAAAAAACAATAATGTGCTATGCCGCGTTGGTCTTGAACTTTGCTTTACGGAAAAATAAAATTTCGGTAACAAAAATCAGCAGTATGCTTAATAAAGAAGATGCCAGCACTTTGCCGATGAAGAAAAGAAAATTGCCAAATTGCATCCACTCAATGAACGTAAGATATATATGATAAACCACCGTAAGCACAATCACATAAACGGCATACGGAGCAATACCTATGCTTCTCGCGTTAGGGTCAATATAGCTTACTTCTGTTTTTTCCTGCGGTAAAATAAGATTCAAAATAAGCGGACGCAAATATGCAATCAGTACGCAGGGAGCAGAATGCAAACCCGGTGTACCGCCAAAATAATCCAATGCAAGACCAAACAAAAATGCAATTATCATAAGGCTTGCACGCGACAAACTGAACGGCAACCAGAGAATAAATAAAAAAGATAAGGAAGGTTTTATGTACTGATGAATCAACGGTACTTTGTCCAACACAAATACTTGTATCAGTATAAAAAAGATAAACCGGAATATGTTTTTCAACAATACACTCATAACTATTTAGGCTGTGCGCTTTCCAATGTTTTTTGTTCGTTTACAAAATTATTTTTGATTACATACACATATTGCAGCGAATAAAAGTTCGCCGATGTTGCTATTTTAATATTGTAATATTTTGTCGAAGGATTTGCTTTGATTTCCTGCACTCTGCCAATCATCAGGTTTTCGGGAAAATCAGAGATATTACTGGTTACTACGGAATCGCCTTTTTTTACATCAACGCTTTTAGGAACATTATTCAACACAAGCACATTTGCTTCTTTGCCGTCCCACTCTACAAAGCCTTCATTAAAACCGGTTCTCTTTAGCTTTACCGTAACGTGGCTATTGTGATTCAACAGGCTCATCACAATGCTGTAATTAGGACTTACCGAAACCACGCGTCCTACGATTCCGGTAGGGCTTGTAACAGTCAAATCTTTTTTTATACCTTGGTTTGCGCCTTTCTCAATTGTAATATAATTATTCTCATTGCTTACGGAATTGTTCACAACTTTGGCTTCATAATATTCATACTTGCGTACACTGCCCAGAGAATCTTTGTTCAGCGAATCTATCATTGTGTACAGCTTATTGCTATTTAGCGAATCTCCGTTGTGCAGCAATTGATTTAACGCCGTTTTCAGTTTTGCATTTTCCGCAGCAAGCGCATTGTTGGTTTTCTTTAAATCAAAATAATACTGAACGTTGTTGTATTTTTCGTCAATAACCCCTGTGAAAGAATGTGCTACATTGGAGTATGCCGCCTCATAAGACCGGTTGTATTTTCGCAAAAATGAAATGCACAGAACCTGTAAAAACAGGAACAGAAAAAAATTAAAAAACCGCCTTATGAACAAAAAAATATTCTTCACAGGAAAATTATCTTACACAAATTCAGAATCGACATAAATATAAAACAACAAGCCGAAAACCTGATAAACATTGACTTTCGGCTTGCATCCTTATCGCATGATAAATGGAAAACGCTGATAATGCTTCAGGGCAATTCCCGTACCACGTACTACGCTTTTCAGCGGGTCATCGGCAATGTGAACCGGCAGTTTTATTTTTTGGCTCAGTCTTTTATCCAGCCCTCTAAGCAATGCGCCACCGCCTGTCAAATACAATCCACGACGATAAATATCGGCAGCCAGTTCGGGCGGTGTGGTTTCCAATGCCTTTAAAATTGCTTCTTCTATTTTGAAAATACTTTTGTCCAATGCTTCTGCCACCTCCTGATAGCTTACCATAATTTGCTTAGGAATGCCCGTAACCAAGTCGCGACCATTCACAGGTAAATCATCCGGCGGATTATCCAAATCTTTCATAGCTGCACCAAGCTGAATTTTAATCTGCTCTGCCGTGCGCTCGCCTATCAATAAAGAATGATAACGGCGCAATGCTTCCATGATATCTGCCGTAAATTCATCTCCGGCAATACGTATGCTTTGGTCGCACACAATGCCCGCAAGTGCAATCACGGTAATACCCGTAGTTCCGCCGCCAATATCAATAATCATGTTGCCCACAGGTTCCTCTACATCAATACCGATACCGATTGCAGCAGCCATCGGTTCGTGTACAAGATAAACTTCTTTTGCTCCCGCTTGTTCTGCACTATCGCGCACAGCACGCTTTTCTACTTCGGTAATGCTGGACGGAATACAAATCATCATGCGCCAGCTGGGTGCGAA from Arachidicoccus sp. BS20 encodes the following:
- the mreC gene encoding rod shape-determining protein MreC, which translates into the protein MKNIFLFIRRFFNFFLFLFLQVLCISFLRKYNRSYEAAYSNVAHSFTGVIDEKYNNVQYYFDLKKTNNALAAENAKLKTALNQLLHNGDSLNSNKLYTMIDSLNKDSLGSVRKYEYYEAKVVNNSVSNENNYITIEKGANQGIKKDLTVTSPTGIVGRVVSVSPNYSIVMSLLNHNSHVTVKLKRTGFNEGFVEWDGKEANVLVLNNVPKSVDVKKGDSVVTSNISDFPENLMIGRVQEIKANPSTKYYNIKIATSANFYSLQYVYVIKNNFVNEQKTLESAQPK
- a CDS encoding rod shape-determining protein MreD; this translates as MSVLLKNIFRFIFFILIQVFVLDKVPLIHQYIKPSLSFLFILWLPFSLSRASLMIIAFLFGLALDYFGGTPGLHSAPCVLIAYLRPLILNLILPQEKTEVSYIDPNARSIGIAPYAVYVIVLTVVYHIYLTFIEWMQFGNFLFFIGKVLASSLLSILLIFVTEILFFRKAKFKTNAA
- a CDS encoding rod shape-determining protein, encoding MGLFNFFTQEIAMDLGTANTLIIHDEEIVVNEPSIVALNRNNPKEVLAVGKRALLMHEKTHESIRTVRPLKDGVIADFNAAELMIREMIKMIYPKKPLFAPSWRMMICIPSSITEVEKRAVRDSAEQAGAKEVYLVHEPMAAAIGIGIDVEEPVGNMIIDIGGGTTGITVIALAGIVCDQSIRIAGDEFTADIMEALRRYHSLLIGERTAEQIKIQLGAAMKDLDNPPDDLPVNGRDLVTGIPKQIMVSYQEVAEALDKSIFKIEEAILKALETTPPELAADIYRRGLYLTGGGALLRGLDKRLSQKIKLPVHIADDPLKSVVRGTGIALKHYQRFPFIMR